The following nucleotide sequence is from Primulina tabacum isolate GXHZ01 chromosome 2, ASM2559414v2, whole genome shotgun sequence.
TTAACAAGATACAATAGCAAGTAACTCTAATACTCCACAAATTTGGAGATTAGGGATGTCCAATCCAGTCATACCCTTCTTTTTTTGGTATGAACACCTGAGAAGTGGGGAGGGATTAGGCCACCGGTACACATTGATTGCAAACTCAGAAGGAAACATCAGCGGGAAGTGATATGAAGAAAAAAAGGAAATACTACATTCTGGAACATACAGGGCAGACTAAACGTAACTTATATAAAACCAAAAGATCAAGTTTATCGGTTCACcaatgacaattttaaaaagGATGAAGTGAAGTCGAACTCCAAGACACCTGGTGACCAAGAGTGCTGCATTCACTAAGCATCTGCGGCCAAAATTGCTTCTCTTTTATAGAGGTTATGTGAACATTCATAATGATTACAAATTTCTTGGTCCAAATAGCATGCCAGATCTGCCAAAGCCCAAATTCTTAGTTTTTAAAGAGGCATTAGCTGTTTGAGCTTCTTGTTACATTCATATTCAAGTTAATCCAGGTCACTCCTTCGGTTATTCTATTAAGGGTTTCTTTTTATTAGGAAACCCCGGTAAACATCTTTTAGACTTTAgttatttaaattttactggattcaaatgatatacaggGCAAACTATAATCTCGGTACAGTGCAGACACCTATGCAGCATATTTACCATTTTACCTCAAATAGTTTAAGCGGATAAAGCATGTTTTTTTCTCCATTCTAATTTTACTAGGTTTAGCTATATCTTGAAACTCACCTAACATTAACCGACATTCGAAATAGTTGTTTGTAtcattaaatgatttaaattcttGAAACTAGACATTGCAGTTTGTCTAAGTATGTCTTCAATTCAGCAGCTTAAGGAACAATTGCTTCAAGCAAACATACCTCGGTTACTCTAAGAAGAGCCTTCCCACAACCAACACTAACCGCTTTGTCAGTATTGGTAGCATCACCAACAGACAAAACGTATATTTGAATTAGTTCCCTAAATCTCTCACAGCAATGGACAGGATGGCGAAATCTGCCACGATATGATCCGCCAGCAGTCATTCCATACAATATTTCACAAGCCAAGTTCCAATTTGGGCCATACTCATGAACCGCAGCACATAATACAGCATCTTCACGTGTTGACCAAAGGTCAGGTGAAGGAAAATCCTTAGACCAAATGTTCCCTTTCTTCTTTAACTTTTCTGACTTTATGATGAAAACCCGTTTCAGAGGCATAACAGAAATAGATAGTTTCCCGCGAGTTTTGCCCCTACTTAATTGCTTAGTCTCAAGATCAACTACACAATTATCCTGATTGTTATAGTATTTGCTGGAAGATTTGGAATAAAGAAGCATGTCTTCTTTTTTAGACTTCTTTTTGCTCATCAGCTCGTCATCATCTGATGCAGGTTTACGCTTCTTCTCACGGGTTGAGCTTGGAGATAAAGCATCAGATGATGTGATCATCTCATCATAAATCAAATCATCATCTATGGGCATTGGTTCAGTGGATGACTCTGCCTTGATAGATACAGGTTTAGAAACTAGAGCCCCTTTCTTCAAAGATTTGAACTTGGCctttttgttatttttcttCGACTTGGGTTTAGGAGCTATGTCATTTCTGCTTTGAGAAAAAGAACAGTTGATGCAAAAACAGCAATATATAGATTGTATGAATCAAAATTACTTGGAGATAAtatcttaaataataatttgctCCAATGAGAAAAACTAAATTTCTATATGTCAACAAAGTAACATGCATGCAATATCTCATCCTAGTATGACTAAATGTAATCATTTTCATGCAGGTAATCTAGGAAGCAAGATCCTAAATCAAACTGAGATATATTATATGGACGTAAATGTTACTCACAGTACACAAAATTTCAATCTACAAGGAGAACCACAGTAAGATGTCTAGTAAATCTACCAGAAAATCAACATTATTACAAGCCAGATTAGCAAATGCATTGACTGGAAAATTTCAGGATGTTACTAATTGTCAAGATAGCCTGTTCCATGTTTTAAATTTCTAATTCTCCATAATCAAATGATTATGCAGAAGATTCAACCCAAATAATTCAATGCAATTTTTATTTCATGCATTGACATAGAAAAGTATCTTGATATGCAAAATAGCAAGCACCACAAGAAGAGATTTACCAGCCAAACATATCCACAAGTCAAATCGCACTAACTATGTCAAGAACGTTGctctgaaaaatataaaatgcgTTGTAGAAAGGCTACTTACCTGAAAGAATCTGAAATTCTATATTCTAAAGCATCCTTCTCCTTGGCTTCCCGTTCTAGATCTTCCATTAACtatgaaacataattaataccAGATCACATCAGTAAAACGGCAATAAAGAAATGCAAAGCTGGGGATGTATCTCTCATTTAAACAAGAGAGTCGCCGAAAACAGATACATGGTCCAATGAAAACGTATAATCATTTTCTTTATAAAAGTTTAAAGTTCATGCCAAACCTGATGTTGAGCTAGAGCTTCAACTTGTTGCCTGTATACTTCTGTTGCAAAATCAGTATCCCATCCTGAAAAAAAgatgataaaaaatattacgTTATTTGAGTATAACTCTTGAAAAAAcagattttaaataaaatgtgAAATAAATAACAATTCTTGGCTTAAGTTCATACAAATACTACACTAAGCACTCAACGTATTCAACTAAATAAGATTAGATATTTCAACAAAACATGAAAAACCAAATCAAGGGCATTCATACTTTCATAGACTAAAGGCTCTTCATCATCGTCAATCTCGGCTTCCATATCATCCTTTAACTTCTCAATGCGCTCCAACTCCCATTCAGTTTCCTCAATCTGAATATGTGATTCCACTACTGCCTTATCTATAATTGGGTCCCATAATTCTAGAAAACGTACAGCATACCGGTCAATTGGGCGCAGCTGATCCTCAAAAGATAGGATTGCTTGTCCTGCTGCAGCAGCAGCTGCAGCCATCTGTTTGACGTCACCCAGCATATCAACATCATCTTCTTCACCAGTTAAAACAAGAGGCCTCTCCTCGAGTGGATGGCTTCTAATAATGAAACCTTCATCTGATTTTGTGTTAAACTCAGCATGCTCAGCAGTCTCATCTGGCTTTATGTCATCTTCATTAACTAGTTCATCGTCTTCCAGTTTTCCAATGGTTTCCTCTGTGAATTCTTCATTATCCACAGCCTCTTCTTCTTCAACTTTCTTCAATGCCATATAGTCAGCCTCATCTTCAACAATTTTTAAAGCAGCCTCCAGATCTGCACTAGATAAATTGATCTCTCCACCATTATTGACAGTCTTATCTGTTTGTGCATCTTCTATTGGAATTGTTTGGTTGCCTGAAAACAATTCCATTGGGTCTAGTTTCTTGAAAAATTCAGTGTTATAGCTTCCACCTTGTATAACCAAATTGTCAAGAGCACGCTTCTGATTAGCCTTTTTCAGAATGTTCTCTTCAATGGTGCACTCACTGATTAGCCTATAGATGTGGACTTCACGTGTCTGCCCTATCCTGTGACATCTATCTTGGGCCTGTTGATCCATGGCTGGATTCCAGTCACTGTCATAAAAGATAACAGTATCTGCCCCAACTAGATTAATGCCAACACCACCACTGCGTGTCgacaaaatgaaaagaaaaatcTTTGTGTTTGTGTTAAACCGCTGCATAAGTGTTTGCCTCTCTTCAGGCGGAGTGGAACCATCAAGACGCATGTAAGTGTAACCATACAAGTTAATGAAGGCCTCCAAAATGTCAAGCATCTTTGTCATTTGGGTGAATATCAGCGCACGGTGACCCTCTGATTTCAATTTTCTGAGGAGCGCTGCGAGCTCCTGCAGCTTACCACAGTCGAACTGAACAAGTCTCCTATCAGGAAAATAGACTTGTCTTCTAACTATGGCAGGTCGAAATGGGGTCAGAAGCGGGAAAAGACCTTCAGAACATTTATCCTTGTAATTTTGCTTTATAAACACAGTTGATCCACCATTACTGCACCAGCAAATGGGGGGAGGGGCACGGGCAGCAGGTATTGCAAACATGAAACTTTCAATTTGATCAACCATCTTTGTAAATCTTTCAGCTGGAGAAAGCACCATGTCAGCCACTCTGGATGAATATAGACAAGACAAAGGATTGTATTTCTGACTATGAATATCACGGACTGGGTGCTTCACAGTAACAAGCTCTCGTAAGTCAGTGGCATATATTGGTTTTTTCTTGCACCTCAAAGCATTCCACCATGCTACAGATGCTGCTCTCTCATTTAGTTCTCGCAATCTTTCATTCAAGAGTGCCTTTTGGATCTCCATAAAAGTATTTGTTGCAGTTAGCTTTTCTTTATGGTTAGCTAAGCTTGACGTTCCTTCCAAAATGTGTGCACCACGCTCAATTAAACTTGAAGGAGTAGCAATAGCTTGAATTTCTTCACCCTCCCAAGAAGTCATGATGAAATCCAAATGTGTGAAAACAAAACCCAAGCCTCGGAGATCAACATGTGACCATGCAAAAGTTGCGAGAATTGAGCAAACCGAAGAACTCAGTTGCATATCAATACCACTCATATCAAATGAACTAATAATGGGACGGCCTTCAAACAAATCAGGATGATTGCAGACTTTACGAAGTTGCATAATAATACTTATCATTCCAAAAAAATTAGCACTAGATAGAGTTTCTTGCGTCTCAGAGCTAGCTATGAAATCCTCGTATAAATTACGCTGTCTTCGCGAAAGTCTACAACTAATAACATGTTCATGTTTCATCGGAAGCTGCTTCTCGACATCCCTTTTCAATCGACGAAGAATAAAAGGACGGAGAACATTATGCAGCCGATCCACTACTTCTTTATTTACCTTCTCTTGTCCCTCTACCATCCCAGATATAGGATTACTGAACCAGTCCTTAAATTCTTGGTGAGACTGAAAAATATGTGGCATCAAGAAATGCATAAGAGACCAGAGTTCCATTAGATCATTCTGTAATGGTGTACCTGTTAAAAGAATACGCCTTTTTGAGTTAAAATTAAGAAGTGTTTGCCACCTTTGTGACTTCCAATTCTTTATCAAATGAGCTTCATCCAGAATAAGGTATTTCCATTTCTTCCTCTTGAAAACTTTCGAGTCCTGTATGACAAGCCTGTAAGTGGTTATGCAAACATGAAAATAATTAGGTTTCATCCATCCTTGTCTCTTAAATCTCCGCTCTTTAGCACTTCCAAAGTACGTCAATATTTTGAAAGCAGGACACCATTTAAGAAACTCTGTTTCCCAATTGAGCATGACACTAGTAGGGACAACAATAAGATGTGGGCCCCATATTCCTTTTTCACAAGCTAAGTGAGCAAGCAATGCTATTGTCATAATTGTCTTCCCCAAACCCATCTCATCGGCAAGAATTCCATTCAATCTCTTTTCATACATGGTCACAAGCCAATCCAAGCCAATATGTTGATACTCCCGCAATGGATACTTGACGAGGAAAGGAAACTTTGTACGCACTTTTGTTGTTGAGAATGTGTTACCCGTCGGTTGTGCTGACCTGGCTGCCGCTGCTGCATCTGCAATTATATCTTCACTTTGAATATCCTCTCCAGATTTTCCCATAAGTTCAGCCTCGTCATCTTGCAGACGAGGGCATATCTCGCGCTCCAAGCCAGTAGATTCATCACCAGTTTGCTTAAGTTCAGAGCATCCATGTGCTGATGAATCCAGAAACTCCTCAGAACCAAAAGCATGTGAGGACTCAGAGTCAACTCCTGCATCTTCACCAGAGTTACAACCCTGAATGGAAACAGGAGAATCAATATCTCATGTGCACAATTAGAGAAAAAATGAAGCCCAGATCAACGTACCTTTTTATACCTTGCAATCAGCTCCTCCACCGGAACTTCACTTTCCTTATGCAGAAGTGCAATCTGGAAATGTGTGATTATTCCATATGCAGCACATGTATGTGCAATTATAATTACCCAAACTTTAACGCTATAAATAAAATAGTATCAAAACTAGGGAGCATAGAGGCTCCAGATACATGATTTCATGGTTTTCACCTCGTTGCCAGTATCGTCTGATTCTTCATTTGCTAATTCTTCCTCCTCCAAGAGAGTTGTTTCATCATCCTGAAAGTCGAGGTAGGCATCAATAGAAAAGAGAGAACATTTTAATCACAATTTTGAAACATTTCAGGCTACTCCCAAATAAAGTGCCAACTTCTTTCAAGTAATGGCAAGGATACTTCTTGAAAAGGAGTACTTGGAGCTAGAGAAGGAATGGAGAAACAATAGTCGGTAAATGTGTTTGATGGCTAAAAAATAGTATGGCTCAGGTTCAGATCTCGCTTACAGGATCGTCATTTAGCAACATAAAAATTCTAGATATCATTGCATGAGAAATGGAAGTGCTTggacatgcaacaatgaaaccTTTAACCATCATTAAGATAATAACATACCATGTCGTTCTCCTTTTCTTCTCCAGATGAAAGTACAAAATCATCGTCAtcctattaaaaaaattgaagtaaATAATCATGGGAATTTaccaaaattaaaaatttataatcacACAAGTAGATGAGAACATTAAACAGCTATGCATGGCCACACGCTATATACAAATCTCAAAGGGTGATTCCAGTATGAGATATATAAGCAAAATAACTGCGTAACAAGATTCAATAAAACAAAACTACGCTGCCACTCTAAGGCAAGGGGCATCATTCCAAATAAAGCAACAATTTTTAGATTTTTTCAGGTTGACCTTACATCACTTGTGGTGCTAATTAAAACTACTTGGGATATGACACCTTAAAGCCAATCATGTTCTAATGGCCAATGGTCGGACAAATCAGCTATAAGCATTAAAGATGCTAAGGACAAATCCCCGATATTAACCACAAAAAACATTCTCAAGCACATTTGTTAAAAGTGAACCAGGTGTGTGCCAAAACGAGGCACTTCAATGAACCACAGGCCATAAAAGCTCAGGAAGTGCTTTTAAGCATGCATGAGTCAAAATCTCTAAGTAAGAGAACTTCAAACATCTTTTTTCATGGGAATTCTTTTGAAAATCTAGATTCTAGAGAATTATAACTCATCACGCCTCATGATTTGTACGGGTCACACCAGGGTGCCTTGGTGCGCTTAAGGTCAACATAAATGTAACTTCCCAGTAACATATTCTTACATGCTCATCATTAAAGTTCTGCAACAGCGGCTTTTTCTCTGACTCGAGAAGTTTCTTCAAAGAATTTCTCCTTTTGTATGTCTCGACCTCTGAGTAATGGTTTTCGGACATAGACAAGACACCGTTACTTTTGACCTGCATAAGTCGATCAAGGAGTGTTAGGCTAAGTATTGGGCTCACATGACAATTTGTGACGGAAGACATAAACACATACAACTTACACAACGACAACCATGCCTCACTGGCGAGCCAGTTCTCTCTAACTCAGCGTCACATTCCATATCTTCTTTACCTGATTAAAATTGGACAAAACATGAGATAACTGAACAAGAAGTTAAATACATAGCGAACAGCTACTAAACATGCATACTGTTGAAATTGCTCATATCGGTTGCTCCAGGTGCATTATCAATCTTGTCAGGACTCTTTTTTTGGCTAGCTGAGAAACAATGAAATGAATAATCAACAAAATGTAACCATACAAACATAGCAGATAAAGAAACAATCAATATATACATCCACATCCAAATTTCAGCAGGCTTACGAAACCGTGGcatcaaatattaattttagaCTTTTTTACTGGTACATAAATTAAATACACACTATGAGAGGACAAGGATCTATCCTCTCTAATCAAACAAATGAGAGGGCAAGGACATTTTCTGTAGTCTCCTGGAAGAAAATTGGAAACCTATATCGCCGACCTTGTTCACATTATGTGTTAGAAATATGCATGGCAACTGGTTTACAACAAGATAGGACAAGGACTCATCTTCTCTTATAGTAAAAAGGGCAAGGACTTTCCATGTAATCCCCTGAAAAAAATAGGACATCATCATTTCAACTTCGCCACTTTGGTGTGCTATAAATATGCATGGCATGGTTTACAACGAGAGAAATAAGAAGCCCTATCAGTGGGCTCCTCTAATATAGCATTCCTGCACCAAATGATGCAAATTCGACAATTTTGTAAAACACAATTAAGAGGGAGACTCCAATTTAAAGCAAAACGAATTATCAATCCATTCATCCGTGTATCTTGTATAAGAATCAAGGCAATCACGCCATTTCAAGTAAAGTGTTCTTCGTAACCTTAAAGTGATTTATTCCCACAGATTTGAAGGCAAACACAAGTTCCTTTCTTCAAAGACACGACCACCCCACTCATCCCTAAGAACTAGAAGATACATAACCAAACAATATTTATCAATCATCATTATCAGCAATCACCATCGTCAATTAATAAAAATGAGAGCTTGGATATCTGTTTAAATAGCTAAGAATGACAACAATTCATTTTATGGACTATTGTACGTAAAAAATTCATAGGGCCATAGATTTGCAACAATGACCAAAAAAAATGTGGCACCTTCTTGATCAGTATAACGTTTGAGTATCTCTTCAAGAGGCAGATCAATTTCACTTCTCAAAGCTGCCAGCTCTTCTTCCCTCTCTTCGTTGGTGATCAGAGCTTCGTCTTCCTCAATAGTATGTTCATCATCTACCTAAAGTCGAAAGGGGAACTTgtgcaagtaaaaataaaatcctaaacaTACAAGGTTTTATCACAAAATCAAGGTATTAGATGAGGTCACAGTATGCAGTTTGTCACAAATACACTCCGAACACAAAATCATCCATTTAAGAGACACAGCATTACATGGTCAAGATGGTGCATATCTGCATGTAATGAAATTCACATGCCACAGAAGCCATAAATGCAGAACGGTCACAACAATAAAAGCAATACAAGAAAATACTGAACTATGGTGCACAT
It contains:
- the LOC142529237 gene encoding LOW QUALITY PROTEIN: protein PHOTOPERIOD-INDEPENDENT EARLY FLOWERING 1-like (The sequence of the model RefSeq protein was modified relative to this genomic sequence to represent the inferred CDS: deleted 1 base in 1 codon), whose amino-acid sequence is MASKGPRSKLDHESRARRQKALEAPKEPKRPKTHWDHVLEEMIWLSKDFESERKWKLAQAKKVAMKASKGILDQATRGEKRVKEEEQRLRKVALNISKDVKKFWIKIEKLVAYKHQLELDEKKKKALDKQLEFLLGQTERYSTMLAENLVNSPTPCKPPHLCTVREKPDILRKGDDIDRTKSESDAGSQSNAPGLDEDYDVLSEDESVDDEHTIEEDEALITNEEREEELAALRSEIDLPLEEILKRYTDQEASQKKSPDKIDNAPGATDMSNFNSKEDMECDAELERTGSPVRHGCRCVKSNGVLSMSENHYSEVETYKRRNSLKKLLESEKKPLLQNFNDEHDDDDFVLSSGEEKENDMDDETTLLEEEELANEESDDTGNEIALLHKESEVPVEELIARYKKGCNSGEDAGVDSESSHAFGSEEFLDSSAHGCSELKQTGDESTGLEREICPRLQDDEAELMGKSGEDIQSEDIIADAAAAARSAQPTGNTFSTTKVRTKFPFLVKYPLREYQHIGLDWLVTMYEKRLNGILADEMGLGKTIMTIALLAHLACEKGIWGPHLIVVPTSVMLNWETEFLKWCPAFKILTYFGSAKERRFKRQGWMKPNYFHVCITTYRLVIQDSKVFKRKKWKYLILDEAHLIKNWKSQRWQTLLNFNSKRRILLTGTPLQNDLMELWSLMHFLMPHIFQSHQEFKDWFSNPISGMVEGQEKVNKEVVDRLHNVLRPFILRRLKRDVEKQLPMKHEHVISCRLSRRQRNLYEDFIASSETQETLSSANFFGMISIIMQLRKVCNHPDLFEGRPIISSFDMSGIDMQLSSSVCSILATFAWSHVDLRGLGFVFTHLDFIMTSWEGEEIQAIATPSSLIERGAHILEGTSSLANHKEKLTATNTFMEIQKALLNERLRELNERAASVAWWNALRCKKKPIYATDLRELVTVKHPVRDIHSQKYNPLSCLYSSRVADMVLSPAERFTKMVDQIESFMFAIPAARAPPPICWCSNGGSTVFIKQNYKDKCSEGLFPLLTPFRPAIVRRQVYFPDRRLVQFDCGKLQELAALLRKLKSEGHRALIFTQMTKMLDILEAFINLYGYTYMRLDGSTPPEERQTLMQRFNTNTKIFLFILSTRSGGVGINLVGADTVIFYDSDWNPAMDQQAQDRCHRIGQTREVHIYRLISECTIEENILKKANQKRALDNLVIQGGSYNTEFFKKLDPMELFSGNQTIPIEDAQTDKTVNNGGEINLSSADLEAALKIVEDEADYMALKKVEEEEAVDNEEFTEETIGKLEDDELVNEDDIKPDETAEHAEFNTKSDEGFIIRSHPLEERPLVLTGEEDDVDMLGDVKQMAAAAAAAGQAILSFEDQLRPIDRYAVRFLELWDPIIDKAVVESHIQIEETEWELERIEKLKDDMEAEIDDDEEPLVYERWDTDFATEVYRQQVEALAQHQLMEDLEREAKEKDALEYRISDSFRNDIAPKPKSKKNNKKAKFKSLKKGALVSKPVSIKAESSTEPMPIDDDLIYDEMITSSDALSPSSTREKKRKPASDDDELMSKKKSKKEDMLLYSKSSSKYYNNQDNCVVDLETKQLSRGKTRGKLSISVMPLKRVFIIKSEKLKKKGNIWSKDFPSPDLWSTREDAVLCAAVHEYGPNWNLACEILYGMTAGGSYRGRFRHPVHCCERFRELIQIYVLSVGDATNTDKAVSVGCGKALLRVTEDNMRVLLSVASELRDHEPLLQKHFFAAVSAAWRLSRPSLKKGSLSTQNGFYSSPQFGTTFNHQNPSRKSSEMLEFTNLYQCGVLVAAALDGDCSHQTNERSNIVNQSNKLLAAKERLDITLALQGERDEITPLPSIVDLSILGPEPPPSSKMLASENGNFKSSWSLVENQFRNLLSHRVEGLFGEDLLEFTIGDSGFWTPQRLGRQELLVSELVKPSKSKLKRTGIESADSHCLTANQVFQPLPLTVSDSSTNFDELPSCFHDDGGLECDNKYLLGTDSEIASLGCTLGIDSLQIWPDLISELDDWSISPDFTDIG